Proteins from a genomic interval of Clostridia bacterium:
- a CDS encoding S-layer homology domain-containing protein has protein sequence MKCKLLSIVLVAILMLSLFVPTAMAEDYYSPFSDVSPNDYFYNPVLWAVGGDVTQGVGDGKFAPYTICTRGQVVTFLWRAMGQPEPNTKTNPFTDVNENNYFYKPVLWAVEQGITNGTTASAFSPDQTCSCAHIITFLWRSMEAPEPGAPSTVSARFPDGWYSGAVSWAEYQGLLSGFEDAFDINEPCSRALTVTYLFRALVYNQAQWGGEWDPTVIQRQVLFDEDVLCGAVLVGVFGDQRGQNEMINDMDYWRQVIEDSGLTEDFEFLRELPAGQIVQTGGGRELYLIIPTDRFASVTVNKWIMNESNGWVGETGEVLYKSDTGKPFILCCNWVDSYPDAQVIIVDSNGRVLDWKPQLSMMDGHMVTVSNGMYIYDFTNYPGDGGVG, from the coding sequence ATGAAATGCAAGCTTTTATCTATTGTTCTCGTTGCCATTCTTATGCTCTCGCTCTTTGTTCCTACTGCGATGGCGGAGGATTACTACTCCCCCTTCTCGGATGTGAGCCCCAACGATTATTTCTATAATCCGGTACTCTGGGCAGTGGGCGGCGACGTCACTCAAGGCGTCGGCGACGGCAAATTCGCACCCTACACCATCTGCACCCGCGGTCAGGTAGTTACCTTCCTCTGGCGGGCAATGGGCCAGCCGGAGCCGAACACCAAGACAAACCCCTTCACCGACGTGAATGAGAACAACTACTTCTACAAGCCGGTACTCTGGGCGGTGGAACAGGGCATTACGAACGGTACGACCGCCTCCGCCTTCTCGCCCGATCAGACCTGCTCATGCGCCCATATCATCACATTCCTCTGGCGCTCGATGGAAGCACCGGAGCCCGGCGCTCCAAGCACTGTCTCGGCACGTTTCCCGGACGGCTGGTACAGCGGCGCTGTGAGCTGGGCCGAGTATCAGGGACTGCTTTCGGGCTTTGAAGACGCCTTCGACATTAACGAGCCCTGCTCAAGGGCGCTCACCGTCACCTACCTCTTTAGAGCGCTTGTCTACAATCAGGCTCAGTGGGGCGGCGAATGGGATCCGACCGTCATACAGCGTCAGGTGCTTTTTGACGAGGACGTTCTCTGCGGCGCGGTGCTTGTCGGCGTCTTTGGCGACCAGCGCGGCCAAAATGAGATGATCAATGACATGGATTACTGGCGTCAGGTCATTGAGGACTCGGGACTTACGGAGGATTTTGAGTTTCTTCGGGAGCTGCCCGCAGGTCAGATCGTTCAGACCGGCGGGGGCCGTGAACTCTATCTCATAATCCCCACCGACCGCTTCGCCTCAGTTACGGTAAACAAATGGATAATGAACGAATCGAACGGCTGGGTCGGAGAGACCGGCGAGGTGCTCTACAAGAGCGACACCGGCAAGCCCTTCATTCTCTGCTGCAACTGGGTAGACAGCTACCCCGATGCACAGGTCATCATCGTAGACTCAAACGGCCGCGTCCTTGATTGGAAGCCGCAGCTCAGCATGATGGACGGTCATATGGTCACCGTCTCGAACGGCATGTATATCTACGATTTCACCAACTATCCCGGTGACGGCGGCGTGGGCTGA
- a CDS encoding TPM domain-containing protein — MMKKSVKRAAALIMIMLIAVLSLAAAGASGDYESVYDYAGVFSDEEASQIQSRIESAESQTGFDISVLTIYDAEGYSTRTYGADFYESKGLGRGVDKTGVMYIFDFDNGEMYILTKSKALNYLTDSRINDMLDEAYVYAGEKDYYNATLSLISGTVYYYEQGEPDDLRYYDEETGEYSRPKHGLTPMWAVIFLAIAVVVGLIVCAASRRGYTVATQRYSYDYRGNSSLDLNVREDRHIDTRRSRRRIPRASGGGGGGRSGGFGGGSRSTTFHSSSGGSFGGGGRKL, encoded by the coding sequence ATGATGAAAAAAAGCGTAAAAAGAGCGGCGGCCCTGATTATGATAATGCTTATTGCCGTGCTGTCACTTGCGGCGGCGGGCGCGTCGGGAGATTACGAAAGCGTATACGATTACGCAGGCGTTTTTTCGGATGAAGAGGCGTCACAGATACAAAGCCGAATCGAGAGCGCAGAAAGTCAGACGGGCTTTGATATATCGGTGCTTACGATATACGACGCCGAAGGATATTCTACGAGGACGTACGGCGCGGATTTTTACGAAAGCAAGGGCCTCGGCCGGGGCGTAGATAAAACGGGAGTCATGTACATTTTCGACTTTGACAACGGCGAGATGTATATTTTGACAAAGAGCAAGGCGCTTAATTATCTCACCGACAGCCGAATAAACGATATGCTCGACGAGGCGTATGTTTACGCCGGAGAGAAGGATTATTATAATGCAACGCTTTCTCTCATAAGCGGTACCGTTTATTATTATGAACAGGGAGAGCCGGACGACCTTCGGTATTATGATGAGGAAACGGGCGAGTATTCGCGCCCGAAGCACGGGCTTACGCCTATGTGGGCAGTAATATTCTTAGCGATAGCCGTAGTCGTTGGTCTTATCGTATGTGCGGCTTCGCGCCGCGGGTATACTGTTGCAACGCAGCGCTACAGTTATGATTACAGAGGCAATTCTTCTCTTGATCTGAATGTCAGGGAAGACAGACACATTGACACAAGACGCTCAAGAAGGCGCATTCCGCGCGCATCCGGAGGCGGAGGCGGCGGACGAAGCGGCGGCTTCGGCGGCGGTTCAAGAAGCACTACGTTCCATTCGTCGAGCGGAGGCTCGTTCGGCGGAGGAGGGCGAAAGCTGTAA
- a CDS encoding TFIIB-type zinc ribbon-containing protein, with the protein MAVFTYKCPNCDGGLEFNAAKQKFVCEYCMSEFTMDELKAHFNEEELSKQAEQDAKEEREHIHEHTHNEEDGDMLMYNCPSCGAEIVTDATTAASFCYYCHNPVVLSGRLAGEYKPDLVIPFTIERKEAENRLLEWIKTKKLAPNDFYGKENIEKMSGVYFPFFLVSEKINGNLNAEAHNVRTWISGDTEHTERNIYHVAREGTIILKNITKNALNKEEKVLVDNVLPFDMKKSKPFSMAYLSGFFAEKRNLEIDSFKEEIKAEVMQYTENILRDTLDNYDELHSVHVETHVKARKNQYALMPVWVLTYKGKDKIYYYAMNGQTGKICGDVPISMKKLLIRFLCVAAPIFAALCILGGLLL; encoded by the coding sequence ATGGCTGTATTTACATATAAATGCCCCAACTGTGACGGCGGTCTTGAATTTAACGCGGCTAAACAGAAGTTCGTATGCGAATACTGCATGAGCGAATTTACAATGGATGAGCTAAAGGCTCATTTCAATGAAGAGGAGCTTTCCAAACAGGCGGAACAGGACGCAAAGGAGGAACGGGAGCACATTCACGAGCATACGCATAATGAAGAAGACGGCGATATGCTCATGTACAACTGTCCCTCATGCGGCGCAGAGATAGTTACCGACGCAACGACGGCGGCCTCGTTCTGTTATTATTGCCATAACCCGGTCGTGCTTTCGGGAAGGCTGGCGGGAGAATACAAGCCGGACCTGGTGATCCCGTTTACGATAGAGCGAAAAGAGGCGGAAAACAGGCTTCTTGAATGGATAAAAACAAAAAAGCTTGCCCCAAACGATTTTTACGGCAAGGAAAACATAGAGAAGATGTCGGGAGTTTATTTCCCGTTTTTCCTGGTATCCGAAAAGATCAACGGCAATCTTAATGCAGAAGCGCACAATGTACGCACCTGGATAAGCGGCGACACGGAGCATACGGAAAGAAATATCTACCATGTTGCAAGAGAAGGAACGATAATCTTAAAAAATATAACGAAAAATGCTTTAAACAAAGAAGAAAAGGTGCTTGTAGATAATGTGCTGCCGTTCGACATGAAAAAGTCGAAACCCTTTTCCATGGCGTATCTGTCGGGCTTTTTTGCGGAAAAGCGAAATCTCGAGATAGATTCTTTTAAAGAAGAAATAAAGGCGGAGGTAATGCAGTATACGGAAAACATACTGCGCGATACGCTCGATAATTACGACGAGCTTCACTCCGTTCATGTGGAGACGCACGTTAAGGCCAGGAAAAATCAATATGCGCTCATGCCTGTATGGGTACTTACGTATAAGGGCAAGGATAAGATATATTATTATGCGATGAACGGTCAGACAGGCAAGATATGCGGCGACGTGCCGATATCCATGAAAAAGCTCTTGATAAGATTTTTATGCGTGGCCGCTCCGATATTTGCGGCGCTCTGCATTTTGGGAGGGCTCTTGTTATGA
- a CDS encoding SPFH domain-containing protein encodes MGIIKAALDAVGGTLADSWLEVIEADNMSDTTVFTSGVSVRKDGKRGSNTSANADTISNGSKIHVYPNQFMLLVEGGKVVDFTAEEGYYTVNNSTQPSLFMGDLGASIKEAFERIKFGGVPSTAQKVFFINMQEIKGIKFGTRNPVNYFDNFYNSELFLRAHGTYSLKIVNPLLFYAEAIPKNAKRVDINDINEQYRNEFLEALQTSLNQMSVDGVRVSHVSSKGRELSKYMADTLDEDWSRMRGMEIQSVGIASISYDEESQKLINMRNKGAMLSDATIREGFVQGSIAQGIESAGSNTAGAATGFMGVGLGMNAAGAMGAASNTNLEQMRMQQQAQQVQRQAAPAQNGWTCECGAVNTGKFCSECGKPMPAPKAEWVCECGTKNTGKFCSECGKPMPAASVCPKCGTSLNAGAKFCPECGEKLA; translated from the coding sequence ATGGGTATTATAAAAGCAGCATTAGACGCAGTAGGCGGCACTTTGGCGGATTCTTGGCTCGAAGTCATAGAAGCCGACAATATGAGCGATACGACGGTATTTACCTCGGGAGTAAGCGTTAGAAAGGACGGCAAGCGCGGCTCAAATACGAGCGCCAACGCCGACACCATCTCGAACGGCTCCAAAATACACGTATATCCAAACCAGTTCATGCTTCTCGTAGAGGGCGGCAAGGTCGTTGACTTTACGGCTGAGGAAGGCTACTATACTGTAAACAATTCTACTCAACCTTCGCTTTTCATGGGCGATCTGGGAGCAAGCATAAAGGAGGCTTTCGAGCGCATCAAATTCGGCGGCGTACCGTCCACAGCGCAGAAGGTGTTCTTTATCAACATGCAGGAGATAAAGGGAATAAAGTTCGGAACGAGAAATCCTGTCAATTACTTTGACAATTTCTACAATTCAGAGCTGTTCCTTCGCGCACACGGCACATATTCTCTCAAGATAGTCAATCCGCTTTTATTCTATGCAGAGGCTATACCGAAGAATGCAAAGCGCGTTGACATAAACGATATCAACGAGCAGTACAGAAACGAGTTTTTGGAAGCGCTTCAGACTTCGCTTAACCAGATGTCGGTCGACGGAGTGCGCGTATCTCACGTATCGTCCAAGGGACGCGAGCTTTCAAAGTATATGGCCGACACCCTCGACGAGGATTGGAGCCGTATGCGCGGCATGGAGATACAGTCGGTAGGTATTGCAAGCATTTCCTACGATGAGGAATCTCAGAAGCTTATCAATATGAGAAACAAGGGCGCAATGCTCTCCGACGCTACGATAAGAGAGGGCTTCGTTCAGGGCTCCATCGCGCAGGGCATAGAGAGCGCGGGCTCCAATACGGCAGGCGCGGCCACGGGATTTATGGGCGTGGGTCTCGGAATGAACGCGGCAGGCGCTATGGGCGCGGCGTCCAATACCAATCTTGAGCAGATGCGCATGCAGCAGCAGGCACAGCAGGTGCAGCGCCAGGCAGCCCCGGCTCAGAACGGCTGGACGTGCGAATGCGGCGCAGTGAATACGGGCAAGTTCTGCTCTGAATGCGGAAAGCCTATGCCTGCTCCCAAAGCTGAATGGGTATGCGAGTGCGGCACGAAGAATACGGGCAAATTCTGCTCCGAATGCGGAAAGCCGATGCCCGCAGCCTCCGTATGCCCCAAGTGCGGAACGTCTTTGAACGCCGGCGCGAAATTCTGCCCCGAATGTGGAGAAAAGCTCGCATAA